A genomic stretch from Halanaerobiaceae bacterium ANBcell28 includes:
- the cysK gene encoding cysteine synthase A, translating into MTIYNNVLELIGNTPIIRLNNLSKENEANILIKLEKNNPGGSIKDRICLNMIKDAEEKGVLKPGGTIVEPTSGNTGIGLAMIGAAKGYQVVLTMPDTMSIERRKLLKAYGADIVLTPGEEGMKGAIEKAREIADSDPKNFMPQQFENPANPDIHRKTTAEEIIRDTDANIDYFIAGVGTGGTLTGTGEILKERIPGIEIVALEPKDSAVISGEKPGPHKIQGIGAGFIPDVLETDIIDRIIKIGNFEAIEYSRKVAAKEGLLLGISSGAAIAAAVRLAKEVGKDKTILAIAPDTGERYLSTELFS; encoded by the coding sequence ATGACTATTTATAATAATGTCTTAGAATTAATTGGAAACACTCCGATTATACGACTAAATAATCTAAGTAAAGAAAATGAAGCCAATATTCTTATTAAATTGGAGAAGAACAACCCTGGAGGTAGTATCAAGGATCGTATCTGCTTAAATATGATCAAAGATGCTGAAGAAAAGGGTGTCTTAAAGCCTGGTGGTACTATTGTAGAACCAACTAGTGGTAATACTGGTATAGGTCTAGCTATGATAGGTGCTGCTAAGGGTTATCAAGTTGTACTCACAATGCCTGATACTATGAGTATTGAGAGACGGAAATTACTAAAGGCATATGGTGCTGATATTGTACTTACTCCTGGTGAAGAAGGTATGAAGGGTGCTATTGAAAAGGCCAGGGAAATTGCTGATAGTGATCCTAAGAACTTTATGCCTCAACAATTTGAGAATCCAGCTAATCCTGATATACATCGCAAGACAACTGCTGAGGAAATTATCAGGGATACTGATGCTAATATAGATTACTTTATTGCAGGTGTAGGCACTGGTGGTACTTTAACAGGTACTGGAGAGATTTTAAAGGAACGTATTCCAGGTATAGAGATTGTAGCATTAGAACCTAAAGATTCTGCTGTTATCTCTGGTGAAAAACCTGGACCTCACAAGATACAGGGTATTGGGGCTGGTTTTATACCTGATGTTTTAGAAACAGATATTATTGATAGGATTATTAAGATAGGTAATTTTGAGGCTATAGAATATAGCCGAAAAGTTGCAGCTAAGGAAGGTTTGCTATTAGGCATCTCCTCTGGTGCAGCTATTGCCGCTGCTGTCCGATTGGCTAAAGAGGTAGGGAAAGACAAGACTATTTTAGCTATCGCTCCAGACACTGGAGAGAGATACTTGAGTACTGAACTTTTTAGCTAA
- a CDS encoding DUF58 domain-containing protein has protein sequence MINFLVLAAISYGIGMLFQIYPLYNIAYFFLAVHIFLILYHYNIEKNLLIIHQISESHIFLHEEIECKIDIINKGRIPILFLEVEERIPLKLSTKREKRVIFLAAGEKKSWQIKLNGRKRGFYQIGPVEWKSADIIGYKLSKGEVDKKDLLVFPRILKLEELGLPSKLAFSDIKCSLPIYKDPYQVVGIREYVSGDRLNKIHWKATAKTGELQVRKNPSTVSLEAALILNLDQDDYGLKMLERNTDLAITTAASLAYYLNEIGQSFSFITNGYSPYDDYKEAIRHSLGSGETHLQEVLESLAMIQLSKGNDFLELLDSELELAWGAVLIIITKTDTDKLMLMAKNLVARGFIVKILVLKQNVKHKEYLNKAYTAPISIYRLSREEDIYGLSQI, from the coding sequence TTGATCAACTTCCTAGTATTAGCTGCTATTTCATATGGTATAGGAATGTTATTTCAAATATATCCTTTATACAATATAGCCTACTTCTTTTTAGCAGTACATATTTTTTTAATACTGTATCATTATAATATAGAAAAAAATCTTCTCATAATCCATCAGATAAGTGAAAGCCATATATTCTTACACGAAGAAATAGAATGTAAAATAGATATAATAAATAAAGGAAGGATTCCAATCCTATTTCTAGAAGTAGAAGAAAGGATACCATTAAAACTAAGCACAAAAAGAGAAAAAAGAGTCATCTTTCTAGCAGCAGGGGAGAAAAAAAGCTGGCAAATAAAGCTTAATGGTCGCAAAAGAGGCTTTTATCAAATAGGCCCAGTAGAATGGAAAAGTGCAGATATCATTGGCTATAAATTAAGTAAAGGGGAAGTAGATAAAAAAGATCTACTAGTCTTTCCCCGCATACTAAAACTGGAGGAATTAGGTCTACCTTCTAAATTAGCCTTTTCTGATATCAAATGCTCCCTGCCTATATACAAAGACCCTTATCAAGTAGTAGGGATTCGGGAATACGTCTCAGGAGATAGACTAAACAAGATACATTGGAAAGCAACAGCAAAAACAGGGGAATTACAGGTACGCAAAAACCCGTCAACAGTCTCCTTAGAAGCAGCCCTGATCCTAAACCTAGATCAGGATGACTATGGACTAAAAATGCTAGAAAGAAATACCGATCTTGCTATTACAACAGCAGCCTCCTTAGCCTATTATCTCAATGAGATAGGACAGAGTTTTAGCTTTATAACAAATGGATACAGTCCTTATGACGATTACAAAGAAGCTATAAGGCATAGTCTAGGAAGTGGCGAGACTCATCTACAGGAAGTATTAGAAAGCCTGGCCATGATACAATTAAGCAAGGGAAATGACTTTCTGGAATTATTGGACTCAGAACTTGAATTAGCCTGGGGAGCAGTACTAATAATAATAACAAAGACAGATACAGATAAACTAATGCTAATGGCAAAGAACTTAGTAGCTCGAGGATTTATAGTGAAAATATTAGTATTAAAACAAAATGTAAAGCACAAAGAATACCTGAACAAAGCCTATACAGCACCTATCTCAATCTATCGATTAAGTAGAGAGGAAGACATATATGGACTCTCCCAAATATGA
- a CDS encoding Wzz/FepE/Etk N-terminal domain-containing protein, with protein MDNTGQGSSPQFDDGMQEIDLQEYIYLLWKKKWLVISLVLIAVVVSYFYSNSLTRIYETTTVVMVREDNGMDSLFADQFSPFSSSSRISTYTALFKTRPILNRVVEELDLRNEEGELISTRSLGNMINISGSSDTNLITIRVEYKEAEMARDIANKLVEVFQDENQKLNRSDLGSASSFITSQLATVQSNLLDLEERTLNFKMEEGIILPQEFARNVMNQLTTLETNRAEAQLRLEETELALAETREYFSREDRELVSSKTLSNNPIVSTNRQRLLELEVELAALLEVYTERHPQVIELQSKKAEIENILAGTVEEIISSRTETLNPLHQELRQRLIALETELITSKARIDGLDRAILEIERDLNQLPEKELELARLEREARVAENLYIILMERREEIQIQEAMQSSDIIVVDPAIVNGNPIRPRTQLNIVIAAFLAGFVAVFIIFMIEYFDNTVKEEKDVEQLTGLPVLGVIPDIYLVDHDQGYGRTDYNA; from the coding sequence ATGGATAATACAGGACAGGGATCATCACCCCAGTTTGACGATGGAATGCAGGAAATAGATCTACAAGAATATATATATTTGCTCTGGAAAAAGAAATGGCTAGTCATATCACTAGTATTGATAGCAGTAGTAGTCAGCTACTTCTATAGTAATTCTTTGACAAGGATATATGAAACTACGACAGTAGTTATGGTTAGAGAAGATAACGGCATGGATAGTTTGTTTGCTGATCAGTTTTCACCCTTTTCTAGCTCCAGTAGGATATCAACATATACAGCTCTTTTTAAAACTAGACCTATCTTAAATAGGGTAGTTGAAGAATTAGACTTACGTAATGAAGAGGGAGAATTGATATCAACTAGAAGTTTAGGAAATATGATCAATATAAGTGGATCATCTGATACTAATTTGATTACTATTAGAGTTGAATATAAAGAAGCCGAAATGGCAAGAGATATTGCCAATAAGCTTGTAGAGGTATTCCAGGATGAGAATCAGAAGCTCAATAGATCAGATTTAGGAAGTGCTTCTAGCTTTATCACAAGTCAATTAGCTACAGTACAGTCCAATCTATTGGATCTAGAAGAAAGAACGCTGAATTTCAAGATGGAAGAAGGAATCATCTTACCTCAGGAATTTGCTAGAAATGTAATGAATCAATTGACTACTCTAGAAACAAATAGGGCAGAGGCTCAGTTGAGACTAGAAGAAACAGAGCTAGCTCTAGCAGAAACAAGGGAGTACTTTAGCAGAGAAGATAGGGAACTTGTCTCCAGTAAGACATTAAGCAATAACCCAATCGTCTCTACAAATAGACAGAGATTGTTAGAATTAGAAGTAGAGCTGGCTGCTTTGTTGGAAGTCTATACAGAAAGACATCCACAGGTGATAGAACTACAAAGTAAAAAAGCAGAGATAGAAAATATACTGGCTGGAACAGTAGAAGAGATCATTAGTTCCAGAACAGAAACCCTGAATCCTTTGCATCAGGAATTAAGACAACGTTTGATAGCCTTAGAGACAGAGTTAATTACAAGCAAGGCACGTATCGATGGTCTAGACAGGGCTATCTTGGAAATAGAAAGAGACTTAAATCAGCTACCAGAGAAAGAATTAGAGCTGGCACGTCTTGAAAGAGAAGCCAGGGTAGCAGAAAACCTATACATTATCCTTATGGAAAGAAGAGAAGAGATACAGATACAGGAAGCTATGCAAAGTTCCGATATAATTGTAGTTGACCCGGCAATTGTTAATGGGAATCCAATTAGACCAAGGACTCAGCTAAACATTGTAATTGCTGCTTTCCTGGCAGGCTTTGTAGCTGTATTCATAATCTTCATGATAGAGTACTTTGATAATACTGTAAAGGAAGAAAAAGATGTAGAACAACTAACAGGTCTGCCTGTCTTAGGTGTTATCCCTGATATATATCTAGTAGATCATGATCAGGGTTACGGAAGGACTGATTATAATGCTTAA
- the purB gene encoding adenylosuccinate lyase produces the protein MISRYSLPKMAGIWSDENKLKIWLDIELAACRAWAKLGKIPEDQMKKIEENIRLDVERIKEIEKVTRHDILAFVEGINETLGDESKYIHMGLTSSDVKDTALAIQMKQAVELIIEDLEKLKEKLSKEAITHKLTVMIGRTHGVHAEPVSWGLKLAIWYKEIERQITRMKNIKEVIAVGQLSGAVGTYASVNPQLEELVCQELGLKTAAVSNQVLQRDRHADFMNNLALIAASLEKFTTEIRNLQRTDILEVEEGFRKGQKGSSAMPHKKNPIVCERISGLARIVRGNVVPALENISLWHERDLTHSSVERIIIPDSSILVDYMLNKFIMVLDELKINKDRMKENLEKTHGLIFSQKVMLALVDKGLTREAAYELAQKNALVAWEKRESYQELIKKDEEIRKHLKEEEINNIFDYQVFLKEIDYIYQKTGLEGGGKS, from the coding sequence TTGATATCACGTTATAGCTTGCCTAAAATGGCAGGGATTTGGAGTGATGAGAATAAGTTGAAAATTTGGCTAGATATAGAGCTGGCTGCCTGTCGAGCCTGGGCCAAATTAGGGAAAATTCCCGAAGATCAAATGAAGAAGATAGAAGAGAACATTAGACTAGATGTAGAAAGAATAAAAGAAATTGAAAAAGTTACAAGACACGATATATTAGCATTTGTAGAAGGAATAAATGAAACCCTGGGAGATGAGTCAAAGTATATACATATGGGTCTAACCTCATCTGATGTAAAAGACACAGCCCTGGCGATACAAATGAAACAAGCAGTAGAACTAATCATAGAAGACCTGGAAAAACTAAAAGAAAAACTATCAAAAGAGGCAATAACACATAAGCTAACAGTAATGATAGGTAGAACCCATGGTGTCCATGCTGAACCAGTCAGCTGGGGTTTAAAACTAGCTATTTGGTATAAAGAAATAGAAAGACAAATCACTAGAATGAAAAATATCAAAGAAGTAATAGCAGTTGGACAATTATCAGGAGCAGTAGGAACATATGCCAGCGTTAATCCTCAATTAGAAGAATTAGTCTGTCAGGAATTAGGACTAAAAACAGCAGCAGTCTCAAATCAGGTTTTGCAAAGAGACCGTCATGCTGACTTTATGAATAACTTAGCACTAATCGCAGCATCATTAGAAAAATTCACAACAGAAATACGTAACTTGCAAAGAACCGATATATTAGAAGTAGAAGAAGGATTTCGAAAAGGACAAAAAGGATCCTCTGCTATGCCACATAAAAAGAACCCAATAGTATGTGAAAGGATATCAGGTTTAGCAAGAATCGTTAGAGGAAACGTAGTACCAGCCTTAGAAAACATATCACTATGGCACGAAAGGGATTTAACACATTCTTCTGTAGAAAGGATAATAATCCCCGATAGCAGTATATTAGTAGATTATATGCTAAATAAGTTCATAATGGTATTAGACGAGCTTAAGATAAATAAAGATAGAATGAAGGAAAATTTAGAAAAAACACATGGACTAATATTCTCACAAAAAGTCATGTTGGCATTAGTAGACAAAGGGCTAACAAGAGAAGCAGCCTATGAATTAGCACAGAAAAATGCCCTTGTAGCCTGGGAAAAAAGAGAAAGCTATCAAGAACTAATTAAAAAAGACGAAGAAATCAGAAAACATCTAAAAGAAGAAGAAATAAATAATATCTTTGATTATCAAGTCTTCTTAAAAGAAATAGACTATATCTATCAAAAGACAGGTTTAGAAGGAGGCGGAAAAAGCTAA
- a CDS encoding SLBB domain-containing protein: protein MKKSNYISNILLILIILVFLSLTVSAEYIIQQGDKLAVSVWGHGDLSTEFTVGPDGNVSLPLISTVEVKGLSLRELSQKLTDKYALYIRDPQVNLQLIEYRQTRVMVLGEIRNPGTYQFRPGKTIMELLSTAGGPTDKAALDDVRLTRGNVFEIINLQGLVDGTSIEANYVLEDGDIIYIPEGVIEITVMGQVKNPGRYQLRKNLKINDLLAMAGGLSSEAALELEYRSEDSVELLEVSKLLSGNIASPQLADGDMIYVPRGNFKVSISGEIRNPGSYNWREGMRLSELLAFAGSHTENANLNNIRISRENQEREFVNYREYIAEGDLNANPLLESGDSIYIDTRVHDVSILGEVNRPGIYKWHDDLRLDSLLAQAGNQGERGDIERIRIMSIDGSSQTINLEDYFAGANNEANPLLNPGDTIKIEETNTIDWEKVFNFISGLNLIKNFLDISW from the coding sequence ATGAAAAAAAGCAATTATATCTCAAATATCTTATTAATATTAATAATACTGGTTTTTCTTTCACTTACAGTTAGCGCAGAATACATTATACAGCAAGGTGATAAACTGGCAGTAAGTGTCTGGGGACATGGAGATCTATCTACAGAATTCACAGTAGGTCCTGATGGGAATGTAAGTCTTCCCTTAATATCTACTGTAGAAGTAAAGGGGCTTAGTCTTAGAGAATTAAGCCAGAAACTGACAGATAAATATGCCCTATATATCAGGGACCCTCAAGTAAACCTTCAATTAATCGAATACCGTCAAACAAGGGTAATGGTTCTGGGAGAGATTAGGAATCCAGGTACATATCAATTCAGACCAGGAAAAACCATCATGGAATTGTTATCGACAGCAGGTGGCCCTACAGATAAGGCGGCCCTTGATGATGTTCGCTTAACCCGGGGTAATGTATTTGAAATTATAAATCTTCAAGGCTTAGTTGATGGCACATCAATAGAAGCAAATTATGTACTGGAAGATGGAGACATCATCTATATCCCTGAAGGAGTTATCGAGATAACTGTCATGGGTCAGGTCAAGAATCCTGGACGATATCAATTAAGAAAAAACCTAAAGATCAATGACCTATTAGCTATGGCAGGAGGTCTAAGCAGTGAAGCTGCATTAGAATTGGAATACAGGTCTGAGGATAGTGTAGAATTACTTGAAGTAAGCAAGCTTCTTTCTGGAAATATAGCCTCACCTCAATTAGCAGATGGAGATATGATCTATGTACCTAGAGGCAACTTTAAAGTAAGTATCTCAGGTGAGATTAGAAATCCAGGCAGCTATAATTGGCGAGAAGGAATGCGCCTTAGTGAATTGTTGGCCTTTGCTGGTAGTCACACAGAGAATGCCAATCTAAACAATATAAGGATAAGTAGAGAAAATCAAGAAAGAGAATTTGTAAACTATAGAGAATATATAGCAGAAGGAGACTTAAATGCCAATCCTCTTTTAGAGTCAGGTGATAGCATCTATATTGATACTAGAGTTCACGATGTATCAATCTTAGGAGAAGTCAATCGCCCTGGAATCTATAAATGGCATGACGACTTACGTCTTGATAGTCTTCTAGCACAGGCAGGAAATCAAGGAGAGCGTGGAGATATTGAAAGAATTCGAATTATGTCTATAGACGGTAGTAGTCAGACAATCAACCTGGAAGACTATTTTGCAGGAGCAAATAACGAAGCAAACCCCTTACTAAATCCAGGAGATACTATCAAAATAGAAGAAACAAATACAATAGACTGGGAAAAAGTCTTTAACTTCATCAGTGGTTTGAATCTAATAAAAAACTTTCTGGATATAAGTTGGTAA
- a CDS encoding adenylosuccinate synthase, producing MSNKIVVGAQWGDEGKGKITDMLAQTADLIVRFAGGNNAGHTVIVGEEKFELHLLPSGVLNPKKINIIGNGVVIDPEALVAEMQSVEKRGISLDNLYISETAHVIMPYHRIIDSLEEERKGDKKIGTTGKGIGPAYTDKVARRGIRLIDTLDKDKFYRHVKNNLEYQNLILEKVYNSQRMSADEIVEAYQEYIKIIKPHLKNTGILLEKARQEKKKIFFEGAQGTLLDIDHGSYPYVTSSNPTAGGVITGSGIGPTRIDDVLGVAKAYLTRVGEGPFPTELKDEMGEYLQEKGHEFGVTTGRARRCGWFDILILQHAYRVNGLTEIALSKLDVLSGLETIKICTAYKYKGKELKDFPLENQILEECKAVYEELPGWQEDIRAVNDFEQLPKEAQNYIKRIEELSNLPIKIIGTGPEREEVIRR from the coding sequence ATGTCCAATAAAATTGTGGTAGGTGCACAATGGGGAGATGAAGGAAAAGGGAAAATAACAGATATGCTGGCTCAAACAGCAGATCTGATAGTTCGCTTTGCTGGAGGAAATAATGCCGGGCACACAGTCATAGTAGGAGAAGAGAAATTCGAACTTCATTTATTACCCTCAGGAGTATTAAACCCAAAAAAGATCAATATTATTGGCAATGGTGTTGTAATAGATCCAGAGGCATTAGTAGCAGAAATGCAATCAGTAGAAAAAAGAGGAATATCCCTCGATAATCTCTATATAAGTGAAACTGCTCATGTAATAATGCCTTATCATCGCATAATTGATAGCTTAGAAGAAGAGCGCAAAGGTGATAAAAAAATTGGAACCACAGGTAAAGGCATTGGTCCAGCATATACAGATAAGGTTGCCAGAAGAGGCATTAGGTTAATAGATACCCTTGATAAAGATAAATTTTATCGCCATGTAAAAAATAATCTAGAATATCAAAATCTTATACTAGAAAAAGTATATAATAGCCAGAGAATGAGTGCAGATGAAATAGTAGAAGCATATCAAGAATATATTAAAATAATAAAACCCCACCTTAAGAACACCGGGATACTCTTAGAAAAAGCCAGACAAGAAAAGAAAAAAATATTCTTCGAAGGTGCTCAGGGAACACTTCTGGATATAGATCATGGAAGCTATCCTTACGTAACCTCATCAAATCCTACAGCTGGTGGTGTAATCACAGGATCAGGGATAGGCCCTACTAGAATAGACGATGTACTTGGTGTTGCCAAGGCATATTTGACTAGAGTAGGAGAAGGACCCTTCCCAACAGAATTAAAAGATGAGATGGGAGAATATCTACAGGAAAAAGGTCACGAATTTGGTGTGACAACAGGTAGAGCAAGACGATGTGGCTGGTTTGATATCTTGATACTTCAGCATGCTTATCGAGTAAATGGACTAACAGAAATAGCCCTAAGTAAATTAGATGTATTAAGTGGTTTAGAAACAATTAAGATATGTACTGCATATAAATATAAAGGGAAAGAACTTAAAGATTTCCCATTAGAAAATCAAATCTTAGAAGAATGTAAAGCTGTATATGAAGAATTACCAGGCTGGCAAGAGGATATACGTGCTGTAAATGATTTTGAGCAATTACCAAAAGAAGCTCAAAACTATATCAAAAGAATAGAAGAATTATCTAATCTGCCAATTAAGATAATCGGAACTGGGCCTGAAAGAGAAGAAGTTATCAGAAGATAA
- a CDS encoding carboxypeptidase-like regulatory domain-containing protein has translation MKNKKITLIFTLLLVMLLIAACDFDPVVPPVEDLNTIVGEVTYNGQPVEGVEVTLVETGETVLTDAEGKFVFAGLEDGTYEFKLFKEEDNIDFTGPVDLVGGGNTEYTFNLSEEEGINDIEQLINDINNYGIHLNNTYNQQIEKIAENIEEKVIPYTELFGRELAYTLRFAETFFYMEDFYWYANPGYYQLNQFGEFEYLEENSQDDIEDNVWILNINEEEKIRIEMINADELITVEENDIYVDFSKAYFNYTHIIGEPTETAYHLELDIEFDDVRSVVTYIDTNDYKYIIPKDFSLSLIGNMFSGNTYYDIEDIILGNIDLNLYIDSQLNFTSEEQYLYINGNFDSDIISFEGNLEFDFESVPSLVDLAEGEEAIFERIGLDDAYFVVKDVFELEGIFNLYLAFNNEEMKGFELIGRYEEYNSSSNPVIAEGELNFEVVDFENMLAKLSFEGTLEGDFKGISLEFFSEIIENVYEGSHSSEITLYYGDDQFLCGTIEFEYIEKNNQSNMLVNLENEKGLVIDFEIDFNDIDDRKIGEIKSAEGDVLADIIIDDYQATVIIRNSDKVIRILPQL, from the coding sequence ATGAAAAATAAAAAAATTACGTTAATATTTACTTTGCTTTTAGTGATGCTTTTAATAGCAGCTTGTGATTTTGATCCAGTTGTACCACCTGTAGAGGATTTAAATACTATAGTAGGAGAAGTTACATATAACGGTCAGCCTGTAGAAGGTGTAGAAGTTACTTTAGTAGAGACAGGAGAGACAGTTTTAACAGATGCGGAAGGAAAGTTTGTATTTGCAGGTTTAGAAGATGGAACATATGAATTTAAACTATTTAAAGAAGAAGATAACATTGACTTTACAGGACCTGTAGATTTAGTTGGTGGCGGAAACACTGAATATACATTTAATTTATCTGAAGAAGAAGGAATAAATGATATTGAGCAATTAATTAATGATATCAATAATTATGGTATTCACTTGAATAATACATACAATCAGCAAATAGAGAAAATTGCTGAAAACATAGAAGAAAAAGTCATACCATATACAGAATTATTTGGAAGAGAACTTGCATATACTCTTAGATTTGCTGAAACATTTTTCTATATGGAAGACTTTTATTGGTATGCAAATCCTGGTTACTACCAATTGAATCAATTTGGAGAGTTTGAATATCTTGAAGAAAACTCTCAAGATGACATAGAGGATAACGTATGGATTTTGAATATTAATGAAGAAGAAAAGATAAGAATAGAGATGATTAATGCAGACGAACTAATTACTGTAGAAGAAAATGATATCTATGTAGATTTTTCAAAAGCTTACTTTAATTATACACATATTATTGGTGAACCAACTGAGACAGCATATCATCTTGAATTAGATATTGAATTTGATGATGTAAGAAGTGTAGTTACTTATATTGATACAAATGATTACAAGTATATAATTCCAAAAGACTTTAGTCTATCTCTAATTGGTAATATGTTTAGCGGAAATACTTATTATGATATTGAAGATATTATTCTTGGTAATATAGATCTTAATCTATATATTGATTCACAGTTAAACTTCACAAGTGAAGAACAATATTTATATATTAACGGAAACTTTGACTCTGATATTATTTCTTTTGAAGGTAATTTAGAATTTGATTTTGAATCTGTTCCAAGTCTTGTAGATCTAGCTGAAGGCGAAGAAGCGATTTTCGAAAGAATAGGTTTAGATGATGCATACTTTGTAGTTAAAGATGTTTTTGAACTAGAAGGTATTTTTAATCTTTATCTAGCTTTTAATAATGAAGAGATGAAAGGGTTTGAACTTATTGGTAGATATGAGGAGTATAACTCTTCTTCAAATCCAGTTATAGCAGAGGGAGAATTAAATTTTGAGGTAGTAGATTTTGAAAATATGCTAGCCAAACTATCTTTTGAAGGTACTTTAGAAGGTGATTTTAAAGGAATAAGTTTAGAATTTTTTAGTGAAATAATTGAAAATGTTTATGAAGGTTCACATTCAAGTGAAATAACTCTTTATTATGGAGATGATCAGTTCTTATGTGGTACAATAGAATTTGAATATATTGAGAAAAATAATCAGTCTAATATGCTAGTTAATTTAGAAAATGAAAAAGGTTTAGTAATAGACTTTGAAATTGATTTTAATGATATTGATGACCGTAAAATAGGGGAGATTAAAAGTGCAGAGGGTGACGTTTTGGCAGATATTATAATTGATGATTATCAAGCTACAGTAATAATACGTAACTCAGATAAGGTAATTAGGATACTTCCCCAGTTATAA
- a CDS encoding MoxR family ATPase — MEKISLIIENIEKVIIGKRKVIELSLAAMLAEGHILFEDIPGVGKTILARSLAKSIGCTFKRIQFTPDMLPSDVTGITIYNRKSNEFEFRKGPILSQVVLADEINRATPRTQSSLLESMAENQVTIEGVSKKLPSPFLVLATQNPIEYDGTFPLPEAQLDRFLLRLKIGYPQAENEEELLKNLQYQHPIERLDKVIDDQEFVAMQAEVKKVHLDKKIRKYIVDIVNRSRENQDLEIGVSPRGSIALMKMGQAWAYIQGRDYLIPDDIKEIAEAVLSHRIIVKGKSRLRGRQSTKIIEEILKETEVPID, encoded by the coding sequence ATGGAAAAGATTAGCTTAATAATTGAAAACATTGAGAAGGTAATTATAGGTAAACGAAAGGTAATTGAGCTCTCCTTAGCTGCGATGCTAGCTGAAGGTCATATTCTCTTTGAAGACATACCTGGAGTTGGGAAAACTATCTTGGCCCGCTCCCTTGCTAAATCAATTGGCTGTACTTTCAAGAGAATACAATTCACACCTGACATGCTACCAAGTGATGTTACAGGGATAACTATCTACAATCGAAAAAGCAATGAATTCGAATTTAGAAAAGGCCCCATATTATCACAAGTAGTGCTGGCTGATGAGATCAATCGGGCAACACCAAGAACCCAATCTAGCCTACTAGAAAGCATGGCAGAAAATCAAGTCACAATAGAAGGTGTTAGCAAAAAGTTACCAAGTCCATTTTTAGTATTAGCAACACAAAACCCCATTGAATATGATGGGACATTTCCCTTACCAGAAGCCCAATTAGATAGATTCCTACTTAGACTAAAAATCGGATACCCTCAGGCAGAAAACGAAGAAGAACTTTTGAAAAACTTACAATACCAACACCCTATCGAAAGATTAGATAAAGTAATCGATGATCAAGAGTTCGTAGCAATGCAAGCTGAGGTAAAGAAAGTTCATCTAGACAAAAAAATTCGCAAATACATAGTTGATATAGTAAATCGAAGTAGAGAAAATCAGGATTTAGAAATAGGGGTAAGCCCTAGAGGAAGTATAGCCCTTATGAAAATGGGACAAGCCTGGGCCTATATACAGGGCCGGGACTATCTAATACCTGACGATATAAAAGAAATAGCAGAAGCAGTACTAAGCCATAGGATAATAGTCAAAGGGAAAAGTCGTCTTAGGGGAAGACAAAGCACTAAGATTATAGAAGAAATACTAAAAGAGACAGAGGTCCCTATAGATTGA
- the cysE gene encoding serine O-acetyltransferase — MFKNIRADIKAVFERDPAVNNIFEVLLAYSGLHAIIIHRFSHSLYNLGLRILPRLISQIVRFLTGIEIHPGARIGKGFFIDHGMGVVIGETTDIGENVTLYQGVTLGGTGKEKGKRHPTLGDDVLVGAGAKVLGSITIGNDVKIGAGSVVLKDIPEYSTVVGIPGRVILREGKRLHPELELNHAELPDPVGEALTAAKEKLEEMEERCKELCGDKNSEK; from the coding sequence ATGTTCAAAAATATAAGAGCAGACATAAAAGCAGTATTTGAGAGAGATCCAGCAGTAAATAATATATTCGAAGTATTATTGGCCTATTCAGGTCTACACGCAATCATAATTCATAGATTTTCCCATAGCTTATATAACTTAGGTCTAAGAATTCTTCCCCGTTTGATATCCCAAATAGTTAGATTCTTAACAGGTATTGAAATACACCCGGGAGCAAGAATTGGGAAAGGTTTTTTCATAGATCATGGTATGGGTGTTGTCATTGGCGAAACCACAGACATAGGAGAAAATGTTACTCTCTATCAAGGTGTAACCCTGGGAGGAACTGGTAAAGAAAAAGGCAAAAGACATCCTACCTTAGGAGATGATGTTTTAGTAGGAGCAGGGGCAAAAGTATTAGGCTCTATAACCATTGGCAATGATGTCAAAATCGGAGCTGGCTCAGTAGTATTAAAAGACATTCCTGAGTACTCAACAGTTGTTGGTATTCCTGGAAGAGTGATACTTAGAGAAGGTAAGCGACTTCATCCTGAACTAGAGCTCAATCATGCAGAGTTACCAGATCCAGTAGGAGAAGCATTGACTGCTGCAAAAGAGAAATTAGAAGAAATGGAAGAACGCTGCAAAGAACTTTGTGGAGATAAAAATAGTGAAAAATAA